In Flavobacteriales bacterium, the DNA window ATCACTGTTCAGAAAGAAATGGGCCGCCTGACCGACAATGGCACCTTGGCCATCAATACCGGAAAGTTCACCGGTCGGTCTCCAAAGGACCGTTTCATCGTCAAGGATGCCATCACATCAGACGCAGTGTGGTGGGGGGATATCAATATCCCTTTCTCTCAGGAGAAATTCACTCAGCTCAAAGAGAAGATGCAGGACTATCTGAAAGGGAAGGAGGTCTATGTAAGGGACGCTGCCGCATGTGCGCATCCTGATTACAAGATGAACGTACGGGTATTGAACGAGTACCCCTGGTCCAACCTCTTTGTGTACAACATGTTCCTCCGACTATCGGAAGAACAATTGGTGGATTTCGAAGCGGACTGGCATGTGATCAATGCACCGGGATTCAAGGCTGATCCAGCAGTGGACGGGACGCGTCAATCCAACTTCGCGATCATTAATTTCTCCGAGAAGATGGCCATCGTAGGAGGGACGGGCTATACGGGAGAGATCAAGAAGGGGATTTTCTCCGTTCTCAACTTCATCCTACCTCACGACCACGATGTACTCTCCATGCACTGTTCTGCCAATGTAGGGGAGCAAGGAGACACGGCTATCTTTTTTGGCCTGAGCGGCACAGGAAAGACCACACTCTCATCAGACGAGAATCGCAGACTCATCGGTGATGATGAGCACGGCTGGGCAGGAGATAAGGTGTTCAATTTCGAAGGGGGCTGCTATGCAAAGACCATCGACCTGGATCCTGAACGAGAGCCTCAGATCTATGATGCCATACGTCCTGGAGCTTTGCTTGAGAACATCGGGTTCAAACCCGGGACCAACGAACCCGACTACACAGATGCGAGCATCACTCAGAATACCCGGGTCAGCTATCCCATCTACCACATCGACAATATCATGGAACCTTCCATAGGTTCCGACCCGAAGAACATATTCTTCCTGACTGCAGATGCTTTTGGAGCATTGCCTCCTATCAGCCGATTGACCAAGGGGCAGGCCATGTATCACTTCATATCTGGCTATACGGCCAAAGTAGCCGGCACGGAAGAAGGAGTGACTGAGCCTGTAGCCGCCTTCTCCGCAGGGTTCGGTGCGCCATTCCTTCCACTACATCCCACCCGTTATGCTGAAATGCTCGGGAGCAAGATGGATGAGTTCGATACCAAGGTATGGTTGATCAATACCGGATGGAGCGGTGGAGCATATGGAGTGGGCTCACGTATCAAGTTGAAATACACCCGAGCGATGATCACCGCAGCGCTTGAAGGCCAACTCAATGATGTCGAGTATAGCACACATCCCATATTCGGTCTGCATATGCCGGTGAGTTGTCCATCTGTTCCAGATGAGATACTCGACCCTAAGAATACCTGGTCCGATGAAGAAGCGTACGATAAGCAAGCATTGCATCTCGCAGGTCTCTTCATCAAGAATTTCGAGCAATTCGCTTCCAATGCAAATCAGGAGATCATGGACGCAGCTCCCACGGTCAATGTGAGCGTATAAAGAGAATTCCAACACTGGAACAGACCCTGTCATATCAATGGCAGGGTCTTTTTGTTTACGATAGTATCTGACTGCTACGAAATAGGATTCAACGTGATTTAGTGGACATTGGTCTAAAGCCATATCGCTCTTGTATCTTACTGTGAACTTGTCCGTATAACACTTTATAGTGAGTAGGGTGAACGAGATGAGGAGATTTACGCAGAAGGCTATTCTGACCATCGGTCTGGTGGTACTTTCAATGGCGCAGGGCTTTGCCCAATGTCCCGAGCTATATGATTTCTACGGTGCTCCCAGTGCTAATCCGTATTGGTATCACTGTACAGGATCAGACTACACGCTCAACATCCAGTCTCCAGACAACATCGGTACATGGACCATCGATTGGGGAGATGGAAGCCCTACAGAATCAGGCCCTGACCTGATCCCTCCCGCTAGTATCTCTCACTTGTATACTGCAACTGTAGACACCTTTGTGGTCACATTCACCGAAACTTCATCGGGATGTGTGGTTCAAGGGGTCTTGGTCATGGAAGAAGCCACAAGTGCCTCTATTCAGATACCCATAGGGGGATTGACCCAAGCCTGTGCTCCTCAGGACATGGAGTTCACCAACAGCAGTACCAATGTTTCGGAGACTACCATATTCACTTGGGATTTCGGAGATGGCAGTCCACAGGAGGTATATGACTATACCAATTGGAACCAGACCATCACACATACCTATCAAGAGAATACGGTCGATTGTGAGACCATGGTGACACTTACGGCTGAGAACTACTGTAACACGGTACAAGGAGGTAACAGCACAGCCACATTCGACCCGATACGTATCTGGGATTATGATGATGCCGGTATCACACCCTCAGACTATGTGCTCTGCTGGCCTGATAACACGGTGGATTACCTGAATACCACCCAGATGAATTGCTACTTCCAAGGAAATATCGCGCAGCGATATGAATATTGGAACTTCGGTGATTATTGGGGTCTAGGATATGATTCCATCATTCCATGGACACCTTGGCCTCCCACCTTTCCGCATACGATTTCCTACCCAGCCATCGGTTCGTACTCGGTCATGCTGCTCGACAGTAATTTCTGTGGTATTGATACCGCCTTTGTGACCATAGACATAGTACCACCTCCAGCGGCCGGTGTGACCATCTCTGACGATACCATCTGTCAGGGTGAGACCGTCACATTCTTCAATAATTCCTCTCCGGAAGCCAATGCCTGGTTGATCAATTTCGACAACGGAAGCGGATGGCAGCCTATGGGACCGACAAGTGTAAGTATCTCATACGCTTTACCGGGTGATTATCAGATCGGCCTGGTGGCCTATGTCAGTGGAGCAGGGGCCTCTTGTACAGATACCGCCTGGGTAGATCTACATGTACAGCAGAGCCCGGTCGCAGATTTCTCATTATCCGACCTCGAAGATTGTGACACTCTACAATACGCGGTGACCGAAAGTTCGATAGATGCAGTCGACTGGAACTGGAACATGGGCAATGGAAATACCTACACCATACAGGATCCACCAGACCAGACCTATACGAGTATCGGGAGCCATATCGTCACACTAGAAGTCACGGGGGCTAATGGATGTATGGACAATACTTCCCAAGTGGTGGATGTGTACGAGAGTCCTTCAGCGGATTTCTTCACCACCGACCTCTGTCTGGGTGATACGGCCACCTTCACAGATATTTCATCCTATAATCCTTCTGACCCGATCATCGACTGGGCGTGGGATTTCGGTGATACGCAATCCGGGACAGGAAATCCGATAGAGCACTACTATGCTTCCGGTGGCACCTATGATGTGCTTTTAACGGTCAATACTGCCAATTGTGCAGATGACACGACTATCACGGTCAACGTGGACACACCGCCTACCGCATCATTCTCGGCCGATGTGACTTCGGGATGTAGTCCCCTGACCGTCAATTTCACGAACACATCCAGCAGTGCCTATTCCTACACATGGAACTTCGGTGATGGAGCCACTAGCAATGACACCTCTACGGTACACACATTCGATAATCCAAGCGATACAGATACCACCTACACGGTCTATCTCACCGCCTCCAATGCCTTCGGATGTGGAAGTGTAGATTCTATAGACATCACCGTCAACGGTTTTACAGAAGCTGATTTCATTTCAGACGCAACTCCGGGATGTGCGCCTTTCGATGTGCAATTCACCAATCAATCAAGCGGTGCGAGTTCCTATCAGTGGGATTTCGGGGATGGTACCCCGATCTCTAATGACGTGGATCCTTCGCATTTCTTCAACAATACGACCGAATTCATCCAGAACTATGTCGTAGAACTCATTGCCTTCGATATCAATGGCTGTCATGACACTACCTATCAGACCGTGACCTCCTATCCAGAGCCTGATTTCAGTTTCGATGTTTCAGGACAGTCGGGATGTGCTCCATTGACTGTCGATTTCCCTGCTATATCAGGAGCAGTCAGTTACGATTGGAGTTTTGGTGATGGCAACACATCCAATAGTGCAACACCATCCCACACCTACATCAATGTCACAGACAGTGTGCTCACCTTCGACATACGACTGATCGCAAGCAATGCCTTTGGTTGTACGGATACCACGTACAGTCAAGTAGATGTATATCCATCTTCACAGTCTGTCTTCACCATGGATACCGATGAAGGGTGTAGTCCAGTGGCGGTAGAATTCAGCAATCAATCCTATCTCGCTGCACAAAGTGAATGGATTTTCGGAACAGGAGATACATTGGTGACCTCTGATAGTCTGGTCAATTATGTATTCACCAATGGAGGAACAACGGCCAACAGCTTCAATGTGATACTCAATGTGACCTCTGCGCAAGGCTGTACCAGTAGCAGTCAGCAGACCGTTGACGTATTCCCACTTGTAACGGCAGGATTCAACTCGGAAACAGAGGGATGTTCGCCATTGGATATTTCCTTTTTGGACACTTCTGTGGGAGCAACAGACTACTATTGGACATTCGGTGACGGAGGGGTCTCGGTAAGTGACTCACCCAATCACGTCTATGTGAACAACAGTACATCAACGGTCACCTATACTGCGACCCAGATAGTGAGCAATGATTATGGGTGTTCTGATACCGCATCGGTCGATATTGATGTCTATGCTCGACCGATCGCTCAGTTCGATTCAAGTCCGATCGCGGGCTGTAGTCCATTGACGGTAGAGTTCGAGAACACCAGCATACTCGCAGATGAGAGCCTTTGGATATTCGGTACTGGAGATTCTCTCTTGACCAACGATACGATCCTGGAATACATCTATACCAATCCGAGCCTGACAGCGGCAAACTATCAGATACAACTCGAGATCACGACCAATGAGGGTTGTACAGATGTAGCCAATGATGAGATAACTGTTTATCCAGAAGTGCATGCTGACTATAACAGCATCACTGAAGGATGTTCTCCACTCGAAGTGCAATTCAACAATCTTTCAGTAGGTGCTGATAACTACTCTTGGACATTCGGTGATGGTTCCTTCGGTATAAATGAGGATCCACTACATACCTATGTGAACAACGGTCTGGAGACCGATACGATGTGGGTAGAGCTCCTAGCTACCAATACCTATGGCTGCCAGGATACAGCGTCAAGTCAGATACTGGTCTATCCAAGACCTATTGCACAGTTCAATGCATCTCCTACACTTGGATGTAGTCCTTTGGAGCTTTCTATTGAGAACACAAGTGTACTGGCCGATGTATCAGAATGGATTTTCGATCCGGGAGATACCCTGGTGACCAACAACATCGATCTTGAGCATACCTATGTGAATTCGGGTAGCGATGTGGATGTCCATACCATCCAGCTCAATATCACTTCTACTCACGGTTGTACATCAAGTGCCACTCAGGAAATAACCGTATATCCGGATGTAGAGGCGGGATTCACCAGCATTTCGGAAGGATGTTCGCCTCTAGAGGTGCAATTCACCAACGAGAGCCTAGGAGCAACTTCCTATGCCTGGTATTTCGGTGATGGAGGATTCTCGGTAGAAGAGTCACCTCTTCATAACTACGTGAACAATACCTCCTCAACACAGATCCACACTGTAGAGCTCATAGCAACGAATTCCTATGGTTGTCAGGATCCAGCTTCTATCGATATCACCGTATATCCGCGTCCTATCGCACAATTCACAGCTACACCTATGGTGGGATGTAGTCCCTTGGAGGTCATGTTCAATAATGATTCATTCTTGGCCGATGAGAATATGTGGATCTATGACACAGGTGATACCTTGATCACTTCGGATGAGATACATGACTACACCTTTGTGAACACGTCAGGAGTGACCCAGAACTATGACGTGACTTTGGAAATCACTTCTGTCGAGGGATGTTCAAGTTCTTACAGTCGTACGATCACCGTATATCCAGAAGTGCAAGCAGATTTCAGTATGAACAGTGAGGGATGTAGCCCTTTACAGGTGGGCTTTGTCAATCAGAGTAGCGGAGCTTCATCTTATACATGGGATTTTGGTGATGGGCTGATGGACGTGAACAGTGATCCTTCACATCTCTACCTGAATGAGAGTCTCGCAGATACCACATTCACAGTCATTCTAACGGCCAGTAGCAATAATGGATGTACAGATACACATATAGACAGTGTCTTGGTCCACCCAGTGCCCGTAGCAGCATTCAATCTGAATACAGTGGAAGGTTGCTCTCCGTTGACCGTAACGATTAATGACCAGTCACAGATCGCTGACACCTACCAGTGGACCTATGGAGATGGGACATTGAGCGACACCACTGCATCCATGCATGAGTATACATACATCAGTAGTAGTGTCAATGTGGTCGAATACAATCTCCAACTCATAGTAGAGACCGAACACGGATGTCAGGATATGACAGAGACCACTGTAACGGTCTATCCAGAGGTACAGGCGCTTTTCGACACAGAAGAGGCCTTGTGCTCCGGAGACATATTCACCTTCTTCAATCAGTCCCAAGGTGCCATGAGCTACCAATGGGAGTTCGGTGACGGCTCCGCAAGTGTGAGCAACAATCCGCTACACACCTATTCCAATAACTCAGGGGCAGAAGTGGTCTATGATGTGACCTTGACAGCGACATCGCAGTATCAGTGCGTGGATCAATACACCGATTCAGTAGTCGTCTACACCGCACCGATTGCCGATATCAGCATTGATAGCTCCTCTGTATGCTATCCACTATATATCGATTTTGCCAATAACAGCCAGTATGCAACAGACTATGCCTGGGACTATGGGGACGGATCGACTTCTGAGAATGGAGACTCCATCCACTCACATGTATTCACCAATTCTACGACCAACCTGATCACCTATGAGATCGAGATGATCGCTTACACGGAAAATGGGTGTATGGATACGGCCTATTCCGAGGTGCAGGTCATTCCACCGCTCGAAGCTGACTTCGAATCCATAGAAGAAGGATGTCATCCGTTGGAAGTCGAATTCTTCAACGAATCCTCTGGAGCCCTTGCATACGACTGGTATTTCGAGGAAGGAGCAGTTGACACGGTAGAGAATCCGACCTATATTTTCAACAACTATGGTATAGAGGACGAGGTATTCGATGTGGTACTTGTGGCCAGTTCATACTTCGGATGTTCAGATACGATGACCACTCAGATCACTGTATTCCCATTGCCGGATGCGGAGTTCAGTGTTGATCCCGTCATCCAGACCTATCCAGATGCGACCGTGGACATCTTCAATAACAGTGTTTCGGGTGCAACGGCCATCTACGAATGGGATCTAGGCGATGGAACGAGCAGTTTCGATCCGGATCTATCCAGTCACACCTATTCCACTTGGGGTACCTACGAACTCAGCCTGACCATAGACAACGGGCATTGTAGCGATCAGATGATCCAAGTCATAGAAATACAAGCACCACCACCCGTGGCTGATTTTGCTGGGGGAGGTGAAGGATGTGCGCCTATCACCATTGCCTTTGAAAACCTGTCAGAGTACGGGACCAACTACTTATGGAATTTCGGTGATGGTGGGGTGAGCTCCAATGAAGAACCCGTCTATACCTATTACATACCGGGTACATATACCGTGAGTTTATTGGTGACCGGACCTGGAGGAAGTGAGATCGCTGTAAGAGATACCATCGTACATGTATATCCCAATTCCACAGCATACTTCACAGCCAATCCGGATATCGTCAATACGGGGGATGTCGTATTCTTCTACAACCTGTCCAATCAGGCCGATGAATTCTTCTGGGAATTCGGTGATGGCAATACTTCTACGGAGACCGATCCTACCCATATCTATCAGGAGACGGGCTACTTTGACGTAACCCTGATAGCCAATAACGAGTACAATTGTCCAGATACCTTCCGCTTAGAAGATGCAGTATTTGTGGATGTAGGAGGATATGTGGATTTCCCCAATGCCTTCACTCCGAATTCCTTATCGAGCAACGGAGGTTACTATGACCCGACCAGACTGGATAATGATGTGTTCTACCCCGTGTTTGCAGGAGTGGAGGACTTCCAACTACAGATCTACAACCGTTGGGGAGAACTGCTCTATGAGTCAGATGACGTAAATAAAGGGTGGGATGGATATTACAAAGGACGTTTAGCCCAGCAAGGAGTATATGTCTGGAGAGCTACGGTGACATTCACCGATGGCAAACAGGTCATCAAAGCAGGCGACCTGACATTATTGAGGTAGATTATGGAGAGAAGAATACTATTGACCATCAGTGCTGTCTTTCTCATTGTCTTCACAGGCTTTGCCGGGGGAGATGATAAGGATGAGAAGATCAAAGGCAAGCATAGAAGAATAGTCGAAGAGGCTGAGTTCTTCTATAGCATTGATGATCATTTCATGTCCAAACGGATCTATTCCGATCTCGTAGAACTCTATCCAGATAATCCGGAATTCAATTTCAGACTGGGGTATTCATACCTGCATATGCGCAATGAAGAGAACCTCTCCATTCCATATCTGCAGAAAGCTGCCGAACTTGGATATACAGCAGCCTATTATTTCTTAGCTGAAGCCTATCACCTGAATGAGGAATTCTTCAGGGCCCTTGTAGCGCTTGAAGAATACCGCAATAGACCCGATCATAAGCTCACACATGCACGGATCGATCTTGCGCAGCATAAGATAGAGAAGGCCATGGTGATGATGGGTGAGCCCATAGAGGTGATGATGAAAAGACTCGGCACCAATGTCAATTCAGATTATCAGGACTATGCTCCCAATATCGATGCCGAAGGGAATTACCTCTATTTCACGTCTAGAAGACCTGAAAGCACCGGAGGATATACCGATCAAGAAGGAAATTATTTCGAAGACATTTTCATCGCCAGGAATGTAGCCGGTGCATGGACCAAGGCAGAGCCACTACCCAGACCTGTCAATGACGATGGCCACGATGCCAATGTGAATTTTGCTTCTAGTGGCAACAGCATGTTGCTGTATCGTACCCATAAGAATCTATATACCGGTGACCTATATATCACCCATAGGGTGCGCGAAGGCTGGAGTGAGCCTGAGAAGTTGGAAGATGCTATAAACACCTCGGAGTACCATGAGCCTTCAGCTGCATTGAGTCCGGATGAAAAGGAGATATATGTGGTCTCTGATCGTCCTGGTGGATTTGGCGGGAAGGATATCTATGTTATCAGAAAACTTCCTACAGGTAAGTGGAGCGAACCGCAGAATCTCGGCAGAGAGATCAATTCACCCTTTGATGAAGACGCTCCTTTTCTCTCATTGGATGGAAGAAGTCTGTTCTTCTCCTCTATGGGAAATGGGAGCATCGGTGGATATGATGTATTCCGCTGTACCAAGAATGAACTCGGGGAGTGGGGAGAGCCCCAGCAATTGGGATATCCGATCAATTCAGTATATGATGACATCTACTTCTCCGTCACGGCCAATGGAAAAAGGGCCTATGTCTCATCATCGAGGGAGCGCACCATGGACATCTATGAGATAGAAATGCTCTATGAGATGGATGACCTGGTCATCGTGAAAGGTCTTGTTAGCGATGAACTCAATCAGATCCCACTCCAGGGAGAAGTCTCTATTTATGATATCAGAGAGAATAAAGAAGTGGTAACGGTGATACCGAATCGACTTACTGGCAAATATGTGGCAGCAGTCATGCCAGATAGAAAATACCTGATCCAGGTCAAAAGCCCTGGATATGAAATAGCTGAGCAAACTATTGAAGTGAAAGTGAATAACAAAGGGGACTTCGAAGTCCTTGAAGTTGATGTTGCATTGAAGAAAGAATAGTTATGAATATCAAGGTCGCTACATCTATCATAGGGCTATTGATATGTATGACGACCAGTGCTCAGGATTACCAGTTCACCCAGTTCTACGCAGCTCCGGTGAACCTAAATCCTGCATTCACAGGAAATACCACTCAGAGTAGGGTGGTCATGAATTACCGGAATCAGTGGACAGCTATTCCAGGTGCTTTTGTGACCTATAACCTGACTTATGAGCATTTCATACCCAAGATCAAAAGTGGAGTAGGGATCCTACTCAATCATGATCAGGCAGGTAGTGGAAATCTGGGATACACGAGTGTCCTGGGATTGTATTCGTATGAGTTCCAGATCAATTATGATCTGTACATACGACCGGGTGTATCCTTTGGAAAGAGTTTCAGGACCCTGGACTACAACAAATTGGTCTTCGGTGATCAATTGGTCCGTCCGGATGGTTCTTCTACCATTGAGACATTTGAAGACATAGGAAGCTCCTTCTTCGATGTGGGTACAGGAGTACTCATGTACAGTCACGATTTCTGGATAGGTGCCTCGGCCGCACATATCAATAAACCCAATGAATCGCTTCGTGGGCAAGAAGCACTTGTTCCTATCAAGGCCAGTATTCATGGTGGATACCGGAACATGATGAAGAAGAAGACCAAATCCGGTCGTTTGCAATCCACATTGGCTGCTTTCAACTATAGGATGCAGGAGGACTTCGATCAATTGGATCTAGGGATATACTATGAATATAGCCCAGTGGTATTCGGAGTGTGGTATAGAGGTCTACCAGGATTCAAGAAGAACGACTATGGGGTATTAAACCACGATGCCATCGCATTGCTATTCGGATATGAGATCAGAAAGCTCAAATTCGGATACAGTTATGATATCACCATCAGTCCCTTGATCTCCTCTACTGCGGGTTCCCACGAGGTATCACTCATCTATGAGTTCCATGATCCGCGCAATAGGAAGTACAGTAAAAGGAAGCGTATAATACCCTGTGCCAGATTCTGATAGGATAACCATTTCACCCTTGACTTCGTAACAATGATGTCCGTAATATCCAATATGCTTATTTTCAGCCACCTTTCGGGGAATACAGCGAGTTCCGTTAGATGGGAGAAGAAGGACATAGCAAGATTCGATCAGAGATGAGCAAGATTCTCGACATAGAGAACGAGCGGTATGCTTCAGAACCCGACATGGAGATCATATACTCCTTTGTAGGTCCTTTGAATCATGACCGTATACATGAGATCACGCAATCTGTAGAAAGTTCATTGATCGAGAAAGGGGTCTCTAAGGGCACTGTCAAAAAAACATTCACCATTCTTATAGAAGGTCTTCAGAATGCCTACATACACGGTAAGGAGTCCGAAAGGGATAAGTACTTGGGCCTATCTGTCATCCGTACGGGTGAGATTGTCAATATCACCATTCTGGGATTGACCGACACTTCCAACTTCCATAAGGTCAGTGAACTGGTGGGCGAACTCAATGAGATGGACAAAGGCGACATCAAGGCCCACTATCTAGAGGTCATGACCAATGGTCAGATGTCTGCCAAAGGTGGTGCTGGTCTGGGATTGATCACCATGGTCATGAAATCAACAACCGGGATCGAGTTGGATTGCCATCCTATCGAGGAAGAGAATTATATCATTGCCAGCCGCATGAGGGTCTGACCCTCTACTCAAAGTGATTCTTTGAGTGTTAGCATCTTCAATGCTGCCACGGCCGCTTCAGAACCCTTATTGCCATGTATACCGCCTGAACGGGCTCTGCTCTGCTCGATGGTGTCATCGGTCAGTACACAGAAGATACAAGGGGCATTATATCTCAGACCTACTTGTAGGATACCTTGACTGGCTGCTTGGCACACATAGTCGAAATGAGCTGTTTCACCACGTATCACACTGCCTATACAGATCACTGCATCGACCTTATCGGATTCGAAAAGGAATTGTGCACCTAGTGGGAGTTCGAAACTGCCTGGAACGGAATGGATGAGGATATCCTCCTTGTCCATTACTTGATGTAGTACTTCCAAGGCACCATCCATCAAGGCGTGAGTGATCTCCTCGTTCCATTCAGAATAGCAGATACCTACTTTCTTCCCTTCCGGAATGGCAAGGTCTTCAGGTGAATATGCAGAGAGGTCTTTACCAGCTGTGGCCATCAGGCAAGGGCATCAACCGTTGGCAGCCAGGGCAGCGGTCACGCGAGCAATATGCTTTTCGATATCACGGCCTGCATTCGTCTGACCGAATTCGACCTTGATGCGCTGGAAGGAATCCAGGGCTTTCTGAGGATTTCCTGCGGCCTCATAGGCCAAGCCGAGTTTCTTCAAGTAAATCGGAGTTGTGAAATCATTGGCCGTATGTGATACGGATTTCTCATAGGAGGAAATGGCCTTATCCCAGTCTCCAAGCTCCAGATAGGCATCGCCCAAAGCGCCTAGTCGGGTCGCCTCTACCAGGACATCGTCAAAGGAGGCCTTATCCAGATACATGACCGCTGACTCATAGTCGCCTAGATTCAAGTAGGAGAGACCTGCATAGTGCGTGGCCAGATTGCCTGCAGGCGTACTTCCGTATTCTTCTGCAACATCCAAGAATCCATAGTTGTTTCCATCACCTTCCAAGGCCAGACGTAGAGAGTCGATCCCGAAA includes these proteins:
- a CDS encoding tetratricopeptide repeat protein, yielding MASNKSEETLIDVADAYSKTETFINKNSKHITTGILIVLGAIVAFFAYQKFIIEPQNEEAAAMMWKSEYYFGIDSLRLALEGDGNNYGFLDVAEEYGSTPAGNLATHYAGLSYLNLGDYESAVMYLDKASFDDVLVEATRLGALGDAYLELGDWDKAISSYEKSVSHTANDFTTPIYLKKLGLAYEAAGNPQKALDSFQRIKVEFGQTNAGRDIEKHIARVTAALAANG